In Cicer arietinum cultivar CDC Frontier isolate Library 1 chromosome 1, Cicar.CDCFrontier_v2.0, whole genome shotgun sequence, one DNA window encodes the following:
- the LOC101490859 gene encoding uncharacterized protein has product MTLLTWREDCNCGYRAIASLLGMGENFWAFIRQECVVELQEFMSHYEIIYGGQIFVQQLIHNVYVEHVATLDNWMTLLKMGYVNASKFKLVFAALSLNQSQTFFPLRSPPPTLISDHRMIIIAFVNNCHFVQVYLKPNSPIPPPSNLWRKNCTEEARP; this is encoded by the exons ATGACATTATTGACGTGGCGCGAGGATTGTAATTGTGGATATCGTGCAATTGCATCTTTACTTGGAATGGGTGAGAACTTTTGGGCCTTCATTCGTCAAGAGTGTGTGGTAGAGCTTCAAGAATTCATGTCTCATTACGAGATAATATATGGTGGACAAATTTTTGTTCAACAACTTATACACAATGTATATGTTGAACATGTTGCAACTTTGGATAATTGGATGACACTTCTAAAAATGGGATATGTGAATGCTTCGAAATTTAAGTTGGTTTTCGCCGCATTATCACTTAACCAATCACAAACATTTTTTCCACTTAGAAGTCCACCACCAACACTTATTTCTGATCATCGTATGATAATTATTGCATTTGTTAATAACTGTCATTTTGTGCAG gTTTATTTAAAGCCAAATTCTCCTATACCACCACCAAGTAATTTGTGGAGAAAAAATTGCACAGAAGAAGCACGTCCGTGA